Genomic segment of Parageobacillus genomosp. 1:
CGGACAAGGGGAGCTCGTATCCAGAGAACGTTCTTACATATTGAAAAAAGGAGATCATTTTATTTTGCCGCATCAATTTGGCCGCTTTACCATTAAAGGAACATTGGAAGCGATCGCCTCATGGCCGCGTGCATAATATAAAAAGGAGCTGTCTGCGTATAGACAGCTCCCTTTATATTAATCTTCGTTTACTGCTTTTGCGTGAGAGGTTGGATATTCTTTTTCCCAAAAGTCAGCACCCGTAATACCTAGTTTTACTGGATCAAAGACCGGATCTTTTCCGGCTTTTTTCTGTTGTTCATAGTCCTTCAGAACTTTTAACGCTGGTTTCGTCAATAAAAGAATCGCAATCAAATTGAGCCAAGCCATGCTTCCGACACCGATATCGCCCAGCGTCCAAGCAAGTTTCGCCGTTTTCACGCATCCGTAAAATACAACTGCTAACATCGCAATTTTTAATGCAAATTGAAGCCAGTTTGCCTTATTTAACTTCAATAGGCGGGCCATATACGCGATGTTCGTTTCTGCCATATAGTAGTAGGCCATAATCGTCGTAAACGCAAAGAAGAATAAAGCAATCGCGACAAACGGCGCGCCAAAGCCTGGAAATACCGTTTCCACCGCTTTTTGCGTAAAAATAGGCCCTGGCTCCACATCCCCAAGTTTTTGCACAATTGGCGCTTTTCCTTCCGGCGTGACATTATACATGCCAGTGATCAAAATCATGAATGCCGTCGCCGAACATACAAACCATGTATCGACGTAGACGGAAAATGCTTGAACTAAGCCTTGTTTCGCCGGATGCGACACTTCAGCTGCTGCGGCCGCATGCGGCGCCGTCCCTTGTCCCGCTTCATTGGAATAAATGCCGCGTTTCACACCCCAGGAAATCGCCGCGCCAAGAATGCCGCCAAACGCTGCGTCCATGCCAAAGGCGCTGCGGAAAATTAAACCAAGTACACGCGGCAGTTCAGAAATATTGGCAAAAACGATAAATAAGGCCATTAAAATATACCCTAGCGCCATAAACGGGACAATCCATTCAGCTGCACGTGCAATCCGTTTGACGCCGCCAAAAATGATAACACCTAAAAGAATAACAATGCCAATTCCCGTAACCGTCGGGCTGACCCCAAAAGCATTTTTAATCCCTTCGGCAATGCTGTTGGCCTGCACGCCTGGAAGCAGTACGCCGGTCGCCAGCACCGTCACAACCGCAAATAAGACTGCATACCATTTCATATTCAAGCCTTTTTCAATGTAATAGGCTGGACCACCGCGAAACTGGCCATCTTGTTTCGTTTTATACACTTGCGCAAGCGCCGCTTCGACAAACGCGGAGCCTGCCCCTATAAACGCGATGAGCCACATCCAAAAGACGGCTCCAGGCCCTCCAAATGCAATCGCCGTTGCGACACCGGCGATATTCCCTGTCCCTACCCGTCCGGACAATGCAAGCGACAGCGCTTGGAAAGAGGAAATTCCTGCCTCTGAGCTTTTGCCCTGGAACATTTGCTTGATCATTTCTTTCATGTGCCTCACTTGTAAAAAGCGAGTAAGCAATGAATAAAAGAGACCTGTTGCTAAACAAAGAACAACTAATGCCGGGCTCCAAATAATCCCGTTTAACCACTCTACAAATTTCTCCACTTCAATCCCCCCTATATCTATTCATCTAATAACATTGATATTATAAAATATTTTTAATTTTCTTTTAATATTAAATTTTAAATTAAAAAAAAGTCCCTTAAATGGAAGGGACTTCTCACCCCATATTTTTTCCAATTTTGCATGCCGCAGCAATGTTTCGTGCCACTTTTGTAATATAATATTCTGCGTTTTCAATAGCTTTTTCCAGTGAAATAATTCCCGGGACAATGCTGTAAAG
This window contains:
- a CDS encoding alanine/glycine:cation symporter family protein, yielding MEKFVEWLNGIIWSPALVVLCLATGLFYSLLTRFLQVRHMKEMIKQMFQGKSSEAGISSFQALSLALSGRVGTGNIAGVATAIAFGGPGAVFWMWLIAFIGAGSAFVEAALAQVYKTKQDGQFRGGPAYYIEKGLNMKWYAVLFAVVTVLATGVLLPGVQANSIAEGIKNAFGVSPTVTGIGIVILLGVIIFGGVKRIARAAEWIVPFMALGYILMALFIVFANISELPRVLGLIFRSAFGMDAAFGGILGAAISWGVKRGIYSNEAGQGTAPHAAAAAEVSHPAKQGLVQAFSVYVDTWFVCSATAFMILITGMYNVTPEGKAPIVQKLGDVEPGPIFTQKAVETVFPGFGAPFVAIALFFFAFTTIMAYYYMAETNIAYMARLLKLNKANWLQFALKIAMLAVVFYGCVKTAKLAWTLGDIGVGSMAWLNLIAILLLTKPALKVLKDYEQQKKAGKDPVFDPVKLGITGADFWEKEYPTSHAKAVNED